From Aspergillus fumigatus Af293 chromosome 3, whole genome shotgun sequence, a single genomic window includes:
- a CDS encoding unc-50 family protein encodes MNPTISVPRQHASPASFGGTTPTSRGSSIRMPRFFKRLFKFPQMDFEMAIWEMTSLLIAPKKVFKSIYYHKQTKNTWHRPDPSFTYLLSFFLLLTALAWGLAYAPAFGSIVRLSLLFIFVHFIGSSLVVSTIAYFAIPRLFGPDGAAASLSGFRGSRGRRRGAAQGLFVQPGEKDQLEFGYCFDVSNRAFFPLYLHLYVVQFLLLPLLTRSPSNFLATFLGNTLYLSALIYYTYITFLGYNALPFLHNTELLLLPILVLSILWLVSLIAGWGVVMHGHSVEWLFWGV; translated from the exons ATGAACCCGACCATTTCTGTCCCTCGTCAACATGCCAGCCCTGCCAGCTTTGGCGGCACAACCCCAACGAGTCGCGGATCCAGTATACGGATGCCGCGTTTCTTCAAAAG GCTATTTAAGTTCCCGCAGATGGACTTTGAAATGGCAATCTGGGAAATGACATCACTATTGATAGCTCCTAAGAAGGTGTTCAAATCAATTTACTATCAT AAAC AAACCAAAAACACCTGGCACCGTCCGGACCCCTCATTTACATATttgctctccttctttctcctgctcACTGCGCTCGCATGGGGCCTGGCTTATGCGCCGGCCTTTGGCTCGATCGTTCGCCTGTCGCTGCTTTTTATCTTTGTCCACTTCATCGGTTCCTCGCTGGTGGTATCGACAATAGCCTACTTTGCGATCCCACGACTGTTTGGCCCGGATGGTGCGGCCGCATCCCTGTCCGGATTCCGAGGGTCTCGCGGACGGAGGCGCGGCGCGGCGCAAGGCTTGTTCGTGCAGCCTGGGGAGAAGGATCAACTGGAGTTTGGATACTGCTTCGAT GTGTCGAACCGAGCCTTCTTCCCTCTATATCTCCACCTTTATGTCgtccaattcctccttctACCCTTACTCACTCGCAGTCCGAGCAACTTCCTCGCTACTTTTCTGGGTAATACGCTCTATCTCTCCGCGCTGATCTACTACACCTACATTACCTTTCTCGGGTACAATGCCCTCCCGTTTTTACACAACAccgagctcctccttcttccgatcCTCGTCTTGTCCATCCTCTGGCTCGTGAGTCTTATTGCCGGCTGGGGGGTCGTCATGCACGGACACAGTGTGGAGTGGCTGTTTTGGGGTGTgtga